In the genome of Candidatus Omnitrophota bacterium, one region contains:
- the rplB gene encoding 50S ribosomal protein L2 yields the protein MGIKKFRPTSPSRRWITGPDFTEITKDYPEKSLVTVLKRTGGRNSSGRLTVRHQGGGHKRKLRLIDFKRDLLDKPAKVLAIEYDPNRSARLALVEYQPNQKRYIIAPLGLNVGDQIVSSNDKETEIKVGNCLVLRYIPSGTLIHNIEIRPGKGAQIVRSAGSSAQIMAKEGDYAHVRLPSGEVRLISLDCHAVIGQVGNVEHEAISVGKAGRSRWMGIRPTVRGLAMNPVDHPHGGGEGKSGQGNPHPVSPWGQPTKGYKTRKPKRYSNKFIVKRRK from the coding sequence ATGGGTATAAAAAAATTCAGGCCCACAAGTCCGTCACGGCGCTGGATCACTGGTCCGGATTTTACTGAGATTACTAAGGATTATCCCGAGAAGTCGCTTGTAACTGTTTTAAAGAGGACAGGCGGCAGAAATTCAAGCGGCCGTTTGACTGTCAGGCACCAGGGTGGCGGGCACAAACGTAAATTGCGCTTGATTGATTTTAAGCGCGATCTTTTGGATAAGCCGGCAAAAGTCCTTGCTATTGAGTACGATCCGAATCGTTCGGCAAGGCTGGCTTTAGTTGAATACCAGCCAAACCAGAAAAGATATATCATCGCTCCTCTAGGATTAAATGTGGGAGATCAGATTGTTTCTTCAAATGACAAAGAAACAGAAATCAAGGTTGGCAATTGTTTGGTTTTGCGTTATATCCCTTCAGGCACGCTCATTCATAATATTGAAATCCGCCCGGGCAAAGGCGCGCAGATTGTAAGAAGCGCTGGTTCAAGCGCGCAGATTATGGCCAAAGAAGGCGATTACGCGCATGTGCGTTTGCCTTCAGGCGAAGTGCGCTTAATAAGTTTAGACTGCCATGCGGTTATTGGGCAGGTGGGCAATGTTGAGCATGAAGCCATTTCTGTTGGCAAGGCCGGCCGTTCCCGTTGGATGGGTATTCGCCCGACAGTAAGAGGATTAGCCATGAATCCGGTTGACCATCCGCATGGCGGAGGCGAAGGAAAATCAGGGCAGGGTAATCCTCATCCAGTGTCCCCATGGGGCCAGCCGACTAAGGGTTACAAAACCAGGAAACCAAAGCGATATTCTAATAAATTTATAGTTAAAAGAAGAAAGTAA
- the rpsS gene encoding 30S ribosomal protein S19 — translation MPRSLKKGPYIDEKLLKKVDRARRSGQRTAIKTWARRCTITPDFVGLTFAVHDGHRHLPVFVTENMVGHKLGEFAPTRVFRKHGGVKAKKAAEKT, via the coding sequence ATGCCGCGTTCATTAAAGAAGGGCCCGTATATTGACGAGAAATTATTAAAGAAAGTTGACCGCGCGCGCCGCTCGGGGCAGCGCACCGCGATAAAGACCTGGGCAAGGCGTTGCACGATCACCCCGGATTTTGTGGGCCTGACTTTTGCTGTGCATGACGGCCACAGGCATTTACCGGTTTTTGTCACCGAGAATATGGTAGGGCATAAATTAGGGGAATTCGCTCCCACCCGCGTATTTCGTAAGCATGGCGGGGTTAAAGCCAAAAAAGCAGCGGAAAAGACTTAA
- the rplV gene encoding 50S ribosomal protein L22, producing the protein MLAKAELKFIRMSPRKIRQVIDLIRRKDVLEAQAILVNIDKRSKEFLSKLLKSAIANAKVKGFSANQLYVSRITCNAGPMWKRFKAAAFGRAAPIVRRTSHIRIELDLKSGV; encoded by the coding sequence GTGTTAGCTAAAGCAGAATTAAAATTCATCAGGATGTCGCCGCGCAAAATCCGGCAGGTGATTGACTTGATCCGCCGTAAGGATGTCCTTGAGGCCCAGGCGATACTTGTCAATATTGATAAGCGCTCAAAGGAATTTTTAAGCAAGCTTTTAAAATCCGCTATTGCCAATGCCAAGGTCAAAGGTTTTAGCGCTAATCAACTTTACGTATCGCGTATTACCTGTAACGCGGGGCCGATGTGGAAGAGATTTAAGGCGGCAGCGTTTGGCAGGGCGGCACCGATTGTCAGAAGAACCTCGCATATTAGAATAGAATTAGATTTAAAATCAGGAGTGTAG
- the rpsC gene encoding 30S ribosomal protein S3, translated as MRIGISRTWHSRWFAKNKDYKVLIAQDYKIRKHIASKFKHAAIADVIIERLTQSVRIKILTAKPGIIIGRHGADIEKLREDLNAIIKQEVSIDIVEVKNPSTNANLLAQNVAGQIEKRVAFRRAVKRSMEQAFNAGAKGVKIICSGRLNGAEIARTESYRQGKIPLHTLRADIDYGFAESFTTYGLIGIKVWIYKGDILDKMFAYNTHETEVESKQQKENRSFKPHKAPVPAE; from the coding sequence ATGAGAATTGGGATTTCGCGCACTTGGCATTCCCGTTGGTTTGCCAAGAATAAGGATTACAAAGTCCTCATCGCGCAGGATTACAAGATCCGCAAACACATAGCTAGTAAATTTAAGCACGCGGCAATCGCGGATGTGATCATTGAGAGGCTGACCCAGTCGGTAAGAATAAAGATCCTGACCGCCAAGCCGGGTATCATTATCGGCCGCCACGGAGCGGATATTGAAAAACTGCGTGAAGATTTAAACGCGATCATCAAGCAGGAAGTTTCCATAGATATCGTTGAGGTAAAGAATCCAAGCACAAACGCCAATCTTTTAGCCCAGAATGTCGCCGGACAAATCGAAAAACGCGTTGCCTTCAGAAGAGCGGTAAAGCGTTCCATGGAGCAGGCGTTTAATGCTGGAGCCAAGGGGGTTAAGATTATCTGTTCGGGCCGTTTAAACGGAGCGGAAATCGCGCGTACCGAAAGTTACCGCCAGGGCAAAATTCCGCTTCATACTTTAAGAGCGGACATCGATTACGGTTTCGCGGAAAGTTTTACTACCTACGGCTTGATTGGAATAAAAGTTTGGATCTATAAAGGCGACATCCTTGATAAGATGTTTGCCTATAATACGCATGAAACTGAAGTTGAATCTAAGCAGCAAAAGGAAAACCGGAGTTTTAAGCCGCATAAGGCGCCGGTTCCAGCAGAATAA
- the rplP gene encoding 50S ribosomal protein L16, giving the protein MPLMPKRVKYRNLQKGQRRGVATTGAELAFGEFGLKVLDNGWIKNSQIEAVRVILARQLNKGGKMWIRMFPDKSITKKPAEVRMGKGKGDLDHWVAVVKRGKVLFELGGIPEEYARHCFRMVAYKLPLRVKFVTRIHK; this is encoded by the coding sequence ATGCCATTGATGCCTAAAAGAGTAAAATACCGCAACCTTCAAAAAGGGCAAAGAAGGGGCGTTGCTACTACCGGAGCAGAACTTGCTTTTGGGGAATTCGGGTTAAAAGTCTTGGATAACGGCTGGATTAAGAATTCCCAGATTGAGGCGGTGCGCGTTATTTTGGCGCGCCAGTTGAATAAGGGCGGCAAGATGTGGATACGCATGTTTCCGGATAAATCTATTACCAAAAAACCCGCGGAAGTGCGTATGGGTAAAGGAAAGGGCGATTTGGACCATTGGGTAGCAGTAGTTAAAAGGGGAAAGGTTTTATTTGAATTGGGAGGCATCCCCGAAGAGTATGCCCGGCATTGTTTCCGTATGGTAGCCTATAAGCTGCCTTTAAGAGTAAAATTCGTAACCCGCATACATAAATAG
- the rpmC gene encoding 50S ribosomal protein L29, with protein sequence MKIKELRALSNEELKQKAREISQQLFKANQGRYTSRVDKPHVFSMYKKDIARINTLLNEKKEKKNGK encoded by the coding sequence ATGAAAATCAAAGAATTGCGCGCTTTATCAAATGAAGAATTGAAGCAAAAGGCGAGAGAGATTTCCCAGCAGCTTTTTAAAGCTAACCAGGGCCGTTATACTTCAAGGGTGGACAAGCCGCACGTATTCTCTATGTATAAAAAAGATATCGCCCGGATCAATACTTTGCTAAATGAAAAGAAAGAGAAGAAAAATGGGAAGTAA
- the rpsQ gene encoding 30S ribosomal protein S17, whose translation MKRKRRKMGSKRRFQGTVVSDKMTKTRVVKVLQSFKHPKYGKIVKTYTKFKAHDEKPISHTGDLVIIEETRPLSKDKRFRVVSVVKKSASLIQIKDETVEIKVKDQLK comes from the coding sequence ATGAAAAGAAAGAGAAGAAAAATGGGAAGTAAGAGAAGGTTTCAAGGGACAGTTGTAAGCGATAAGATGACCAAGACCCGCGTAGTTAAGGTCTTGCAGTCTTTTAAGCATCCCAAATACGGCAAGATCGTGAAGACTTACACTAAATTCAAGGCGCATGATGAAAAGCCAATATCGCATACCGGGGATTTGGTAATAATTGAAGAGACCCGTCCTCTTTCCAAGGATAAACGTTTCCGCGTTGTTTCCGTGGTCAAGAAATCGGCATCGCTTATTCAAATAAAAGATGAAACAGTTGAAATAAAGGTAAAGGATCAGCTAAAATGA
- the rplN gene encoding 50S ribosomal protein L14: MIQIRSILDVADNTGAKRVSFIGVLGKKNCSFAVIGDIINVNVKESSPDATVKKGEVGKAVVVRTRHPIRRADGSILRFDKNAVVFVDAQLNPKGTRVFGPVARELRDRNFSKIISLAPEVI, encoded by the coding sequence ATGATACAGATCCGCTCAATTCTAGACGTAGCAGATAATACCGGAGCAAAAAGAGTATCTTTTATCGGTGTTTTAGGCAAGAAAAACTGCTCTTTTGCGGTTATTGGGGATATCATCAATGTTAATGTCAAAGAATCTTCCCCCGATGCAACAGTAAAAAAGGGCGAAGTGGGCAAAGCAGTAGTTGTGCGCACCAGGCATCCGATCAGAAGGGCGGATGGATCCATCCTTCGCTTTGACAAAAACGCGGTGGTTTTTGTTGACGCCCAGCTTAACCCCAAAGGCACGCGCGTGTTCGGGCCGGTAGCCAGAGAATTAAGGGACAGGAATTTCTCAAAAATAATTTCTTTAGCCCCAGAGGTAATATAA
- the rplX gene encoding 50S ribosomal protein L24 has product MFKIKKGDIIQVTKGKDKGKKGKVLEVLAQNKRAIVEGINQVKKHKRKTKQEQQAGIVSVEVPISTSNIMLVCKQCGKASRVGFKAAEGKEKTRFCKSCKETF; this is encoded by the coding sequence ATGTTTAAAATAAAAAAAGGCGATATCATTCAGGTTACCAAAGGCAAAGACAAAGGCAAAAAAGGCAAAGTCTTAGAGGTCTTAGCGCAAAACAAGCGCGCCATCGTAGAGGGTATTAATCAGGTTAAGAAGCACAAGCGTAAGACCAAGCAGGAACAGCAGGCCGGCATAGTAAGCGTAGAAGTGCCTATCAGCACAAGCAATATCATGTTAGTTTGCAAGCAATGCGGCAAGGCTTCGCGCGTAGGATTTAAGGCCGCCGAAGGAAAAGAAAAAACGCGTTTTTGTAAATCTTGCAAGGAAACATTCTAA
- the rplE gene encoding 50S ribosomal protein L5: protein MAKPAPRLLERYRKEIIPKMMEKFSLDNSMSVPRVEKVVVNMGVGEALQDVKALDKAMEELATITGQKPLMRRAKKAISNFKVKENAPVGCKVTLRRRHMYEFMDRLINVAMPRIRDFRGVKMDAFDRAGNYTLGLNEQHIFPELDVDRITRAQGMDITFVIKNSKSKEQSRELLKLFGIPFKEAKD from the coding sequence ATGGCTAAACCAGCTCCCAGATTATTAGAAAGATACAGAAAAGAAATCATCCCGAAAATGATGGAGAAATTCTCGCTTGATAATTCCATGAGCGTGCCGCGCGTAGAGAAGGTTGTGGTAAATATGGGCGTGGGTGAAGCATTGCAGGATGTCAAGGCCTTAGATAAGGCGATGGAAGAATTAGCTACCATCACCGGGCAGAAGCCTTTAATGAGAAGGGCCAAGAAAGCCATTTCTAATTTCAAGGTAAAAGAAAATGCTCCCGTGGGTTGCAAGGTTACCCTTCGCAGAAGGCATATGTATGAATTTATGGACCGGCTTATTAATGTGGCGATGCCGCGTATCCGCGACTTCAGAGGCGTCAAGATGGACGCTTTTGACCGGGCGGGTAATTATACCCTCGGCTTAAACGAACAACATATATTTCCGGAGCTTGACGTGGACAGGATCACCCGAGCTCAAGGCATGGACATAACATTTGTAATTAAGAACTCCAAGAGCAAAGAGCAATCCAGGGAATTACTGAAACTTTTTGGTATTCCTTTTAAAGAGGCAAAAGACTAA
- a CDS encoding type Z 30S ribosomal protein S14 — MAKKSQINRWKKLPKFSTRKYNRCSICGRSGGYLRRFGLCRICFRELAWKGMIPGIRKASW, encoded by the coding sequence ATGGCCAAGAAATCGCAAATCAACAGATGGAAAAAACTGCCGAAATTCTCTACGCGTAAATATAACCGTTGTTCTATCTGCGGGCGTTCTGGCGGATATTTGAGAAGGTTCGGTTTATGCAGGATTTGTTTCCGGGAATTGGCCTGGAAGGGCATGATCCCAGGAATAAGAAAAGCAAGCTGGTAA
- the rpsH gene encoding 30S ribosomal protein S8, with product MSRTDLISDALTIIRNATMAHKENVDVPASNILKKMFDIMVANKYLDAVKPIEDKKQGILRVYIRYTGGKCAIRKIRRISRPGMRIYVDKTKIPLVLRGKGMAILSTPKGILTDSQARKEAVGGEVLAYVW from the coding sequence ATGTCAAGGACGGATTTAATTTCTGACGCGCTTACGATCATAAGAAATGCCACTATGGCGCATAAAGAAAATGTGGATGTGCCTGCTTCAAATATCCTTAAAAAGATGTTTGATATCATGGTAGCAAATAAATATCTTGATGCCGTAAAGCCCATTGAAGACAAGAAGCAGGGCATTTTACGTGTTTATATTAGATACACCGGCGGCAAGTGCGCTATCCGCAAGATCCGCCGCATTTCACGTCCAGGCATGAGGATTTATGTGGACAAAACCAAGATTCCGCTAGTTTTAAGAGGAAAAGGTATGGCCATTCTTTCAACCCCCAAAGGAATTTTAACTGACAGCCAGGCCCGCAAAGAAGCAGTTGGCGGGGAAGTTTTGGCTTACGTCTGGTAA
- the rplF gene encoding 50S ribosomal protein L6, which produces MSRIGKKPISIPNQVKVEVKDSCVFVEGPKGKLNRKISDRIKADLKDNTLILTRATDSKIDKSLHGLYRALILGMIKGVTEGYKKEMEIIGVGFKAQVQGKVLNMSLGFSHPVNIAIPEGIKIEAPKPTNLVVTGIDKELVGRISTEIRKVYPPEPYKGKGIRFVGQYVKKKVGKAQATGK; this is translated from the coding sequence ATGTCAAGGATAGGCAAGAAACCCATAAGCATCCCTAATCAAGTAAAAGTAGAAGTTAAAGACAGCTGTGTTTTTGTGGAAGGGCCTAAGGGGAAATTAAACCGCAAGATCTCTGACCGCATCAAAGCGGATTTAAAAGATAATACCCTGATTTTAACGCGCGCCACCGACAGCAAGATTGATAAATCGCTGCACGGGCTTTACCGCGCGCTTATCTTAGGCATGATCAAAGGCGTTACTGAGGGTTATAAGAAAGAAATGGAGATTATCGGAGTTGGTTTCAAGGCCCAGGTACAGGGAAAAGTTCTAAATATGAGTCTGGGTTTTTCCCATCCGGTTAATATCGCTATTCCCGAGGGCATAAAAATAGAGGCTCCCAAGCCGACTAATTTAGTGGTAACCGGGATTGACAAGGAATTAGTGGGGAGGATCTCAACTGAAATAAGAAAGGTCTATCCTCCGGAACCCTATAAAGGCAAAGGTATCCGTTTCGTCGGGCAATACGTGAAAAAGAAGGTTGGCAAAGCGCAAGCAACGGGTAAATAA
- the rplR gene encoding 50S ribosomal protein L18 yields MNKKEVLRLKRHKRIRQRVSGTKEMPRLVVRRSLNNLSAQAIDDVNNRVLAACSTSDKDLKAKIPSGGNIKASNVLGETLSAELKSKGIERIVFDRAGYLYHGRIKAFADSLRKGGIKF; encoded by the coding sequence ATGAATAAAAAAGAAGTCTTAAGGTTAAAAAGGCACAAACGCATCCGTCAGAGAGTTTCCGGCACCAAAGAAATGCCAAGGCTGGTGGTGCGCCGCAGTTTAAATAATTTATCGGCGCAGGCCATCGACGACGTGAATAACCGGGTGTTGGCGGCATGTTCCACTTCAGATAAAGATTTGAAAGCCAAGATCCCTTCCGGGGGCAATATTAAAGCTTCCAATGTATTGGGCGAAACCTTATCGGCTGAATTAAAAAGCAAAGGCATTGAGAGAATAGTTTTTGACCGCGCCGGTTATTTGTATCACGGCAGGATCAAGGCGTTCGCCGATAGTTTAAGAAAAGGGGGAATAAAGTTCTAA
- the rpsE gene encoding 30S ribosomal protein S5: MRQINIEQQSEFIEKVIAINRVTKVTKGGKKMHFSALVVVGDTKGRVGFALEKANEVADAIRKSLSKAKKSLIRIPMEGTSIPHEIIGEFGAAKVLLMPASEGTGVIASGAVRAVCESAGIKDILTKSLRSNNPINVIKATVKGLTQLKAESNGQENTD; encoded by the coding sequence ATGCGCCAGATAAATATTGAACAGCAGTCAGAATTCATAGAAAAAGTCATTGCCATAAACCGCGTCACTAAGGTTACCAAAGGCGGCAAGAAAATGCATTTTAGCGCCCTTGTGGTTGTCGGCGATACAAAAGGAAGAGTAGGGTTTGCCCTGGAAAAAGCCAATGAAGTAGCCGATGCCATAAGAAAGAGCCTGTCCAAGGCCAAGAAAAGCTTGATTAGAATCCCCATGGAAGGCACAAGTATTCCCCATGAGATTATCGGAGAATTCGGCGCGGCAAAAGTTTTATTGATGCCTGCTTCTGAAGGAACCGGCGTTATCGCGTCGGGCGCGGTGCGCGCGGTCTGTGAATCAGCCGGCATAAAAGATATCCTGACTAAATCATTAAGATCAAACAATCCTATTAACGTTATTAAAGCCACTGTAAAAGGCTTAACTCAATTAAAGGCAGAAAGTAATGGACAAGAAAACACCGATTAA
- the rplO gene encoding 50S ribosomal protein L15, protein MHNLKAPFGSNHRKKILGRGPSSGHGKTSTRGSKGQTSRTGRDFYLGFEGGQTPLIRRFPKRGFTNIFKKEFQIVNLESLAKINQDIITPELLEEKGLIKNKEKLVKILGLGELKKAMTVKASAFSKQAADKIIAAGGKAQVIPVP, encoded by the coding sequence TTGCATAATCTAAAAGCCCCCTTTGGGTCTAATCACAGAAAAAAAATCTTAGGGCGCGGCCCCAGTTCCGGCCATGGTAAGACTTCTACCCGCGGCAGCAAAGGGCAGACTTCCAGGACAGGCCGTGATTTTTATTTGGGGTTTGAAGGCGGGCAGACGCCTTTGATCCGCAGGTTCCCTAAACGCGGATTTACCAATATTTTCAAAAAAGAATTCCAGATCGTGAATCTGGAATCTTTAGCCAAGATTAATCAGGATATTATCACCCCTGAACTCTTAGAAGAAAAGGGTTTGATCAAGAATAAAGAAAAATTAGTTAAGATACTAGGCTTAGGAGAGCTGAAAAAAGCCATGACCGTCAAGGCCAGCGCTTTTTCCAAGCAGGCAGCAGACAAGATTATAGCCGCAGGCGGCAAAGCGCAAGTTATCCCGGTTCCTTAA
- the secY gene encoding preprotein translocase subunit SecY: MIANTFNFSPLINSFRIPDLKKRLWVTLGLLAVYRMGCYLPIPGIDGIALAEFISQISKSSGGALFGIINMFSGGAMERLTIFALGIMPYISSSIILQLLTAVIPALEKLAKEGKAGYQKINQFTRYGTVVLAVIQSFFIAKWLEGLGRTMQDMPKIVLAPGLGFELLTVLTLTTGTIFLMWLGEQIQERGIGNGISLVITAGIVSRIPAAFHQLFVLLSPFNPTRRQLQPAVLLLMVFLLAAVVFAVILVTQGQRRIPVQYARRVVGRKVFGGQSTYIPLKVDTSGVIAIIFAQSIILFPATLASFIPNPAFQGFAHALTRGNVGYSIVYALLIIFFCYFYTAVVFNPVDLADNMKKYGGFIPGIRPGVSTAEFLDYTMTRITLAGALFIAFVAIFPDALMAWLKVPYLVASFFGGTGVLIIVGVMLDTIKQLESHLMMHHYEGFIKGARIKGRR, from the coding sequence ATGATAGCTAATACCTTTAACTTCAGCCCATTAATCAACAGCTTTCGCATTCCGGATCTAAAAAAGCGCCTTTGGGTTACTCTGGGCCTTTTGGCTGTTTATCGCATGGGTTGTTATTTGCCTATTCCCGGGATTGACGGGATAGCGTTAGCGGAATTTATCAGTCAAATCTCCAAGTCTTCTGGTGGAGCGCTCTTTGGCATTATTAATATGTTTTCCGGCGGCGCCATGGAGAGGCTGACCATTTTTGCTTTGGGGATCATGCCGTATATCTCCAGCTCCATTATTTTGCAGCTTTTGACTGCGGTTATCCCGGCATTAGAAAAGCTGGCCAAAGAAGGAAAAGCCGGTTATCAAAAAATAAATCAGTTTACCCGTTATGGAACGGTAGTCTTGGCAGTTATACAATCATTTTTTATCGCCAAGTGGCTTGAGGGTTTGGGCAGGACCATGCAGGATATGCCCAAGATTGTTTTAGCTCCGGGCTTGGGTTTTGAACTTTTAACAGTTTTAACTCTTACTACCGGAACGATTTTCTTGATGTGGCTGGGCGAGCAGATACAGGAGCGCGGCATCGGTAACGGCATATCGCTTGTTATTACAGCCGGTATTGTCTCGCGTATCCCGGCTGCCTTTCATCAGCTTTTTGTTTTATTGTCGCCCTTTAATCCCACTCGGCGGCAGCTGCAGCCGGCGGTATTACTGCTGATGGTTTTTCTTTTAGCGGCGGTAGTTTTCGCGGTTATACTTGTTACCCAGGGGCAGAGAAGGATCCCTGTGCAGTATGCCCGAAGAGTAGTAGGGCGAAAGGTTTTCGGAGGGCAGAGCACCTATATCCCCCTTAAGGTAGACACATCAGGGGTTATCGCGATCATTTTTGCGCAGTCCATAATACTTTTTCCGGCGACTCTGGCATCATTCATACCGAATCCTGCGTTTCAGGGTTTTGCGCATGCTTTAACCCGCGGCAATGTCGGGTATTCTATAGTTTACGCTCTTTTAATTATATTCTTCTGCTATTTTTACACCGCGGTTGTTTTTAATCCGGTGGACTTAGCCGATAACATGAAAAAATACGGCGGGTTTATTCCGGGTATCCGCCCGGGAGTTTCAACCGCGGAATTCTTAGATTACACCATGACCCGTATTACTTTGGCAGGCGCGCTATTTATCGCCTTTGTGGCGATATTCCCTGACGCGTTAATGGCATGGCTAAAGGTGCCGTATCTTGTCGCGTCATTTTTCGGCGGCACAGGCGTTCTTATTATCGTGGGGGTTATGCTGGATACGATCAAACAGCTTGAATCGCATTTGATGATGCATCACTACGAGGGTTTTATCAAAGGCGCAAGGATTAAGGGAAGAAGATAA
- a CDS encoding adenylate kinase — protein MRMILMGPPGAGKGTQAKVLAKQLSLAHISTGDLLRQNVADGSELGKKAKEYMDAGALVPDELVTEMLISRFSRSDIAKGFILDGYPRTINQAQSLDEVLKSKNMPIDLVVDLNTSERMIVQRLSGRLVCRKCAANFHKTNMPPKKPMICDNCNGELYQRPDDNEATIMNRLAVYRKDSAPLIKYYADKGKLQSVPADGAANDVLNIVVGVVKKYNDSHKV, from the coding sequence GTGAGAATGATATTGATGGGGCCCCCCGGAGCCGGCAAAGGCACTCAAGCTAAAGTCTTAGCTAAGCAGTTATCTTTGGCGCATATTTCAACAGGGGATCTTTTACGCCAGAATGTCGCCGATGGCAGCGAATTAGGCAAGAAGGCCAAGGAATATATGGATGCCGGAGCCCTTGTTCCGGATGAGCTTGTAACCGAAATGCTTATTTCGCGTTTTTCAAGATCTGATATAGCAAAAGGTTTTATTTTAGACGGTTATCCGCGCACCATTAATCAGGCGCAAAGCTTGGATGAAGTTTTGAAATCCAAGAATATGCCGATAGATTTAGTTGTGGATTTAAATACCAGCGAAAGAATGATCGTGCAGAGGCTTTCCGGCAGGCTTGTATGCAGGAAATGCGCAGCTAATTTTCACAAGACGAATATGCCTCCAAAGAAACCGATGATCTGTGACAATTGCAATGGAGAACTTTATCAGCGCCCGGATGATAACGAGGCAACCATTATGAACCGCTTGGCGGTATACCGCAAAGATAGCGCGCCTCTTATAAAATATTACGCCGATAAAGGCAAGCTGCAGAGCGTCCCCGCTGACGGAGCGGCAAATGATGTTTTAAACATTGTGGTTGGAGTAGTCAAGAAATACAATGATTCCCATAAAGTCTGA
- the map gene encoding type I methionyl aminopeptidase: protein MIPIKSEAQLEALRQAGKILAQIIEVLRHETRVGVTTAQLDRLAEDLVLEKKALPAFKGYKGFPCVICASVNEEIVHGIPSERVLQEGDILSLDIGLQYRGYFSDSAITIGIGKISASRKKLIQITRNALSEGIKKAKVGAYLFDISYAIQNYVERNGFSVVRQFVGHGIGKDLHEDPEVPNFGLPKRGPVLKNGMVLAIEPMVNAGTWECRILDNGWTAVTKDGKDSAHFEHTVAITENGPQILTI, encoded by the coding sequence ATGATTCCCATAAAGTCTGAAGCCCAGTTAGAGGCCTTAAGGCAGGCGGGAAAGATTTTAGCGCAGATCATAGAAGTTTTACGGCACGAAACACGCGTCGGGGTCACAACCGCGCAACTTGATAGATTAGCAGAAGACTTGGTCCTTGAAAAAAAAGCGCTTCCGGCATTTAAGGGGTATAAAGGTTTCCCCTGTGTTATCTGCGCTTCGGTAAACGAAGAAATAGTGCATGGCATTCCTTCAGAGCGGGTACTTCAGGAAGGCGATATCTTAAGCCTTGATATAGGGCTTCAATACCGCGGGTATTTTTCTGATTCGGCAATTACCATCGGCATTGGTAAAATCTCCGCCAGCAGGAAAAAGCTTATTCAGATAACCCGCAATGCCTTGTCTGAAGGGATAAAAAAGGCTAAAGTCGGAGCGTATTTATTTGATATTTCTTATGCCATTCAGAATTACGTAGAGCGTAATGGATTTTCCGTGGTCAGGCAATTTGTGGGTCACGGGATCGGCAAGGATTTACACGAAGACCCGGAGGTGCCGAATTTCGGGCTGCCAAAAAGAGGGCCGGTTTTGAAAAACGGAATGGTCTTGGCGATTGAGCCGATGGTAAACGCAGGAACTTGGGAATGCCGGATATTGGATAACGGATGGACGGCGGTGACCAAAGACGGAAAAGATTCAGCGCATTTTGAGCACACCGTGGCGATTACCGAAAACGGACCGCAGATTCTAACAATATAA
- the infA gene encoding translation initiation factor IF-1: MAKEELIETEGTVVETLPNAMFRVKLENGHIVLAHVSGKMRMHFIRILPGDKVKLELTPYDLSRGRITFRSK; encoded by the coding sequence ATGGCCAAAGAAGAACTTATTGAGACAGAAGGCACCGTAGTTGAGACGCTTCCCAACGCGATGTTCAGAGTCAAGCTTGAGAACGGCCACATAGTTTTGGCGCATGTGTCCGGAAAAATGAGGATGCATTTTATCAGGATACTGCCCGGAGATAAAGTAAAGCTTGAGCTTACTCCCTATGATTTATCCAGGGGAAGAATCACTTTTAGGTCAAAATAA
- the rpmJ gene encoding 50S ribosomal protein L36 translates to MKVKASVKKICDKCKIIKRRGVVRVICFNTKHKQRQG, encoded by the coding sequence ATGAAAGTCAAAGCTTCAGTAAAAAAGATTTGCGATAAATGTAAAATTATTAAACGAAGAGGCGTGGTCAGGGTCATCTGTTTTAATACCAAGCACAAGCAAAGACAGGGATAA